The sequence AGGTAGTACTGATGGTGGTGTCGGAAGCCAATGGGAACCAGCACCAAAAACTCGGAGCAAGTAGAAGCTCAGAATTTCTTGCAAAACTGGGTTAGATAACTGTCGAACGTGTCTCtaaattattataataatatcaTCCATGCCCATCTCATAATTAGCCATGAAAGTGACGGCGAAATGCGCAAATCCTGCGAGCAAATATTACATGGTCCATATCTCATATATCTCAAAAATTTCCAATCGACACCAAAATACGCCAAGTCAATCATGACAATCGCACATCTATATCTTTCATGCCCCAGCCATCAACACCATCACCAGAATTAGCAGCAGATGCCTTCTCAACTCGGCTGAGTTGCCCATGACCAAACATCCAATATTGTACACCCAAGTAGCAATCACAAACGCACTGTAACATCCCGCAAACTCGGAATGCCCAAGGAACCGAAGAGCCGTTATAAAAGAAATAACTCAATTTCATTGCATCTCCAAGTAACCAGGCTGTGAGAACAGAAAGGCGGAAACCTTTGCATGATTTCGATCTCTGGTTGGCGAGGACTTGGGGGACGGGAAGGAAAGCTTCGACACCTAGGCCGGCGAAACCTAGCAGTGTGATGTAGAATTCCGAATTCGAGATTGGGGGAATCAGGACATGGATGAGGAAAAGCGAGAGGCCAAGGTAAGCGAGGAAGGTCCAGTAACTAGATGATGTTAGTGACTTGAATATAATAATGGACGGAAAGCTAAGGATGGCTCTAAACAACACATACGGTCTGGTCGCTTTCCACTGCCAAAAGTCATACGGCCTTCTAAGTTCGGAATGGCCTCCGGGAAGCTGCCCGGAAAATGGTGTATGGTCAACCGGAGATTGGGGTCGATGGTCAAGGGCAACCTTCAGCAGCAGTATTTGTACTCCgatcatcatcatcgcctGTAAGAGTAACGGAAACGAATAATATGCACCGAACCAATAAAACACCCTTCGGATCAGGACGTTAGAACCAGCGACCAACGAAGAGCAATTGAGGGACTTGGAAGGGACATACTTGAAAATCGACGCAACAAGCATTATTAGAGGTATATCCAATGAAAACCCGGCCGAACTTTTCGTCCTTTGAATACTATATATTTGGTCCGCGTACGAAAGGATCGGAGAAATGACGAGGCTGTCGACGGCCGTTAGGGCATGCCAACCTCGAACAGTGCAGTAAAAATCCTTACAAGAGCGGAGCTGCGTACTCCATAGCTACCGAAACGAGCCACATGGTGAATTATATCGCTCCTTGAACCTCCTCACCACCGAGATTCTCACCCCCTGATAGGTTGTAGGATTGAGGGGTGGTTCTCAGATCTTTCTGTAAGATCATTCACAACGACAGACGGTAAACGAGCAATCCAACCTGGGAAGCGAGCGCGCGCGACGGGCAGAGATGAGGCGTTGAAAAAGAGTGTCTAGACAGCACAATCGAAGAATCTTGGAGGAAAATTGCGCAGAAATCAAACTGTCCCAGCAGTCCTTCGGGGGTGCCTTTTTccttattttattttattttattttatttttttttttgcggTCCCCGGAAACGCTAGGGAGCCAGGAACGCTAATTCGCCCCGATCTCTCGTCAGGTGAGCGCACTCACCGAAGAAGCAAAGAGGAAAATACAAGGTAGGTTGCGACGGAAACACAACGTTTTGAAGCGTTGATTTCGGAGGGACTTCCTCTTGAACAGAGCGGGCATTGGTCCTCGTAAGGGGGCCAAAgttgtgtactccgtaccgccAGCGTGTTGTCCTTGCGCGAGTGACGATTTGGCCAAGCAGCCCGGCTGGCCTGTGCGGGCTTGGCAGAGGCGGCTAGATAAACCGGAAGTGAGCTTGAGAGCTGCGCCAATGAACGTGAAGCTCCCGCACGCCAATGTGAAACGCACGTCTAACGGCAATTGAGAAATTTGAGGTAAGGGTGTTTTGACAGTCTCTATTCTCCAAACAAGTGGTATACGTACATACATCCAGCGTAGCAACATATAGGAGAGGCACAAATTTAACCAAAGCTTATCTTCCATGACTTCGTGATCGAGACAATCGGGTTCTTGACGATCGCGTAGGACGCCTTGCCATCGCGTGAACCGTGCCACTCCAAAGCAGCTTGAGCTTCACTCTGGGTACCCTTTTCCACAACCTGCACTGCTTGTTTGCCCTTCCATTCCTCAGGAGCACCAACAACAATGATCTTCTCGACATGAACCTTTGCCATGCTCTTCAAATACTTTGCCGTCTTCGGACCACTAGCTCCGAGGTTTTCCGACGATAACGTGGAATTATCGAAAATAAAACGACGGTGGATCAAAGCACCGCTTTGATAATCAAATGTCTCACCGTCATCCACGTAAAGTTCGCCTTCTGCATGCCCACTCTTGTCCAAGACAACTACAAGCGTGTACGGATCGAACTTCATCAGTCCGCTGCTTCGACGTGGCCTATCTTTTCTTGGGATAATGTGGCCACCTTGCATTAAGAGGGGAATCTTTTCTAGAGGGGCTTGTACTCTATGTGTCCTTCCGGCCCCGTGATAAACGGTATAATCAAAATAGTCGTAATATTTCTCGTCGTCAGAAATGTAGATGTCAACGCTGGTTGCCCCTTCAGTGACGACAGGCTTTGCGAGCAGACCGGTTGAACCAAGGTATAACTGGTCGTCGATTGCAAAACCTTGTTCATCTTGTGGGTGAAGATAATACTGCGGTCGAACAATAGGAGCGCCATCAACAGACGCCTGGTGGAAAGCGGTATACCATGCTGGGAGTAGTTGGTACCGGAGACGCAGCGCCTGAGTGATGATACTGGTGTATGGTTCACCGCTCAAATACGGCTCGCGCCTCCGGGTGTCGATGTGAGCATGTGCTCGGAAGAAAGGATAGAAGATACCGGTTTGGTACCATCGCGTGAGAAGCTCCTTGCTTGGGTTGCCGAAAAATCCGCCAACATCGGCACCTGCGAACGGGAATCCAGCAATTCCATTGTTCAAGACCATAGGTAGGGAAGCGGCGAGGTGTTCCCAGCTGGCTTGATTATCACCGGTCCACATTGCACCCTGACGCTGAGACCCAGCATAAAATGAGCGAGTCAGTACAAAAGGACGTCTAATTTCACCCTTTTTCCGTTCAAGCAACGCATTGTAGGTCGCATTAACAAAAGTCATGCCGTTAATATTATGGACATCTCGATGTTCCCATCCACCATAGTGAATGTTGTCTTTCGGCATCGTAGTCTCGGGGCCATTGAAGACAGAGGGTTCATTCATATCATTCCACAGGAAAGAGTTATGCTGGGTGCCCTTGAACGCATCATATTTGAACAAGCCTTTCCACCATTCAATCGCAGCAGGGTTAAAACAATCGACCCAGTGAGAAGACCCCGGCCAACACCAGCCATCATAGATATTCCCGTCCTTGTTGTTAACGGCCAACTTTTTATTCTTCAGCTCATCAACGATCGGGTAATTGGCTTCATTTTTGATATGGGGATCAATGATGTAAACCAGTTTGCGATCCGAAGCATCAAGCTGCTTCTGCATACCGATAGGATCTGGAAAGGTATGTGGATCCCAGGTGAAATATTTCTTTTGGTCCGTATACTCGATATCGAGCCATATCACATCATACGGGATTTGATACATGTCGAATTTCCGATCAACGTCTTTAACGTCTTCATCTGTCACATAATTCCAGCGGCACTGATGGTAGGCAATAGAAAAATGCTGTGGAAGCTGCGTGAATCCAGTGAGCTCCCCGTATGATTTAGTGACGTCGTATGGGGTTGGGCCGAGGAATATGAACACATCAAGTTGTCCGTTCTCGGAGAACCAGTGAGTTTGAGTGTTGGTGCTTTCCTTAGCTCCAAGGGCAAGCGGGTTCGGCGTCTCCTTTGACTTCACAATGTCGACCCATGTTTCTGCAGCGTTTAGCCAGAGGACACCGACGGTAGATCCAGGACGGTGGGCATGCATGAAGGGAATCGAGCCATAGAGGGTCATTGGGCTGTTCAGCTCGTATTCAAAGACATCCGAATTATACAGGCGATACGGTTCGGTGTGCTGACCCTCTCCACCCCTTTAAGAGATTAGGTATTTCTACGCACAAAGAAAGCCAGGCGACTCACCTTGTCTCCTTCAAAGACATAGAATCGGCATGCTCTGGGATGCCAAAAACATGGGCGTATCCAGGAAACGTGATATCCAACCCAACGCTCTCAGGTCCTCTTGGTTTGGAATCGGTATTTCCTCCAAATGATTCTTCCCACCAAGTGGAGTCATCCGCTTCTGGATCATTCTCCTGGGAGTCGCCATTTGTTTCGGTCTTGGCCCTCCAATGCTCAATGTTGAGAAATCCTTTGTCATTGAACTTGATCTGTGTCTCACCATCGCGTTCGAAGGATATTCCGAAAGGTGAATGTCTAATCACAGCCTTAAATTCACCTCGGGGCCCGTATTTGACTTCCGTGACTTCGTTGTTGGAGTCTTTGTCCATCTCGGCCAGCCCGGTGCCAAGATCCCCAGCAATTGCCCACTTTGCAGCCTCATTGTATCGCTCTTTTCTCACAGTGCTTCCATGTCTCAGTTCAATATCCCCCTTTAAACGCCTTTCTTCGTCTATAGTGACCCGTGCAACGCCAGTTTTGAGAAATGAAACGGTCAAAGGAAGCCGAACGTCTCCATGTTTCGATGTTGATTTGATAACTGTTCCAAACAGTCGACCATTTTTAAA is a genomic window of Coccidioides posadasii str. Silveira chromosome 3, complete sequence containing:
- a CDS encoding uncharacterized protein (EggNog:ENOG410PHKS~COG:S~TransMembrane:7 (o6-25i37-60o66-87i126-147o153-175i187-207o213-236i)~BUSCO:10882at33183); amino-acid sequence: MWLVSVAMEYAAPLFLVISPILSYADQIYSIQRTKSSAGFSLDIPLIMLVASIFKVFYWFGAYYSFPLLLQAMMMIGVQILLLKVALDHRPQSPVDHTPFSGQLPGGHSELRRPYDFWQWKATRPYWTFLAYLGLSLFLIHVLIPPISNSEFYITLLGFAGLGVEAFLPVPQVLANQRSKSCKGFRLSVLTAWLLGDAMKLSYFFYNGSSVPWAFRVCGMLQCVCDCYLGVQYWMFGHGQLSRVEKASAANSGDGVDGWGMKDIDVRLS
- a CDS encoding uncharacterized protein (CAZy:GH31~BUSCO:107136at4751~EggNog:ENOG410PH3V~COG:G~BUSCO:894at33183), which translates into the protein MVKHENFKTCSQSGFCKRNRALADSISDKGPSWSSPYKLDPSSISFKNGRLFGTVIKSTSKHGDVRLPLTVSFLKTGVARVTIDEERRLKGDIELRHGSTVRKERYNEAAKWAIAGDLGTGLAEMDKDSNNEVTEVKYGPRGEFKAVIRHSPFGISFERDGETQIKFNDKGFLNIEHWRAKTETNGDSQENDPEADDSTWWEESFGGNTDSKPRGPESVGLDITFPGYAHVFGIPEHADSMSLKETRGGEGQHTEPYRLYNSDVFEYELNSPMTLYGSIPFMHAHRPGSTVGVLWLNAAETWVDIVKSKETPNPLALGAKESTNTQTHWFSENGQLDVFIFLGPTPYDVTKSYGELTGFTQLPQHFSIAYHQCRWNYVTDEDVKDVDRKFDMYQIPYDVIWLDIEYTDQKKYFTWDPHTFPDPIGMQKQLDASDRKLVYIIDPHIKNEANYPIVDELKNKKLAVNNKDGNIYDGWCWPGSSHWVDCFNPAAIEWWKGLFKYDAFKGTQHNSFLWNDMNEPSVFNGPETTMPKDNIHYGGWEHRDVHNINGMTFVNATYNALLERKKGEIRRPFVLTRSFYAGSQRQGAMWTGDNQASWEHLAASLPMVLNNGIAGFPFAGADVGGFFGNPSKELLTRWYQTGIFYPFFRAHAHIDTRRREPYLSGEPYTSIITQALRLRYQLLPAWYTAFHQASVDGAPIVRPQYYLHPQDEQGFAIDDQLYLGSTGLLAKPVVTEGATSVDIYISDDEKYYDYFDYTVYHGAGRTHRVQAPLEKIPLLMQGGHIIPRKDRPRRSSGLMKFDPYTLVVVLDKSGHAEGELYVDDGETFDYQSGALIHRRFIFDNSTLSSENLGASGPKTAKYLKSMAKVHVEKIIVVGAPEEWKGKQAVQVVEKGTQSEAQAALEWHGSRDGKASYAIVKNPIVSITKSWKISFG